The Trichosurus vulpecula isolate mTriVul1 chromosome 4, mTriVul1.pri, whole genome shotgun sequence genome contains a region encoding:
- the LOC118846855 gene encoding LOW QUALITY PROTEIN: adhesion G protein-coupled receptor E1-like (The sequence of the model RefSeq protein was modified relative to this genomic sequence to represent the inferred CDS: deleted 2 bases in 1 codon) — translation MTVNEICTIQQSPDPSGSQGVPKAAENLASVLEETSTAQLELEGTSAIATAFLDSVESVTLAAFVSPSENTSQTVTNEYLEIKSKVIQDDCLVENLVLTLSAKGDSMKIECSTINESVPSGTLSGITGVAFTSLLGMESILDEKFFYNPEANLTRSPWKLQMNSRVIGGIITGDKKDNFSNPIIYTLENLRTKKRSDISICITWDPEIEGGQWTPTGCATLNSNEKITTCSCKHLANMAVIMASGEITVDFALFLISHVGMILSLLCLALAIATFLLCRSIQNRNTTLHLHLCVCLFLAKLLFLVGVVKTENKIVCAIITGLLHYLFLACFAWMLVEAVMLFLMVRNLKVVNYFSSRNIKMLYLCAFGYGLPGLIVGVSAGSQWEGYGMHNRCWLNTDTGFIWSFLGPVCTIIMINSILLMWTLWILRKKLSSVNADVSTLKDNRLLIFKAFAQLFILGSSWILGVFQIGPIASLTW, via the exons ATGACTGTGAATGAGATATGCACAATTCAACAGAGTCCTGATCCCAGTGGTAGCCAAGGGGTCcct AAAGCTGCTGAGAACTTGGCATCTGTCCTTGAAGAGACATCCACA GCACAACTTGAGTTGGAGGGGACCTCGGCCATAGCAACAGCTTTTCTGGACAGTGTGGAGAGTGTCACATTGGCAGCTTTTGTTAGTCCCTCTGAGAACACGAGTCAGACAGTGACGAATGAATATCTAGAGATCAAGAGCAAAGTCATCCAAGACGACTGCCTGGTGGAAAATCTAGTCTTGACCTTGTCAGCCAAAGGTGATTCCATGAAGATTGAGTGCAGCACCATAAATGAATCTGTACCCTCGGGCACATTATCAGGTATCACGGGAGTAGCTTTCACCTCTCTCCTGGGCATGGAGTCCATTCTGGATGAAAAGTTCTTCTACAACCCAGAAGCTAACTTGACCAGATCTCCTTGGAAGCTTCAGATGAATTCTCGAGTCATAGGTGGCATCATCACCGGTGATAAGAAAGACAACTTCTCCAATCCAATCATCTATACTCTGGAGAACCTCCGGACAAAGAAGAGGTCGGACATATCCATCTGCATCACTTGGGATCCAGAGATTGAGGGTGGGCAGTGGACACCTACAGGCTGTGCGACACTGAACTCCAATGAGAAAATTACCACATGCAGCTGCAAACACCTGGCCAACATGGCTGTTATCATGGCATCTGGGGAGATCACGGTGGATTTTGCCTTGTTTTTGATAAGCCACGTGGGGATGATTCTTTCATTGCTGTGTCTTGCCTTGGCCATTGCCACTTTCCTGCTCTGCCGCTCCATCCAGAATCGCAACACCACCCTCCACCTGCACCTGTGTGTCTGCCTCTTCCTGGCAAAGCTCCTCTTCCTCGTAGGAGTGGTCAAGACAGAGAACAAGATAGTGTGTGCGATCATTACTGGCCTGCTGCATTACCTCTTCCTGGCCTGCTTTGCCTGGATGCTGGTGGAGGCTGTGATGCTATTCCTGATGGTCAGGAACCTTAAGGTTGTGAACTACTTTAGCTCCCGAAATATCAAGATGCTCTATCTCTGCGCCTTTGGCTATGGTCTTCCAGGGCTGATCGTAGGGGTATCTGCAGGAAGCCAGTGGGAAGGCTACGGGATGCATAACCGCTGCTGGCTGAATACAGACACTGGGTTCATCTGGAGTTTCCTGGGACCTGTTTGcacaataataatgattaattCAATCCTTCTGATGTGGACCCTTTGGATCCTGAGAAAGAAGTTGTCCAGTGTCAACGCAGATGTATCGACCCTCAAGGACAACAGGTTACTAATATTTAAAGCCTTTGCTCAACTCTTCATCCTGGGAAGCTCTTGGATTCTGGGAGTTTTTCAGATTGGTCCCATAGCAAGCTTAACATGGTAA